One Methanocaldococcus sp. genomic window carries:
- a CDS encoding class III signal peptide-containing protein, with product MKRAQISLEFAILFLVILVVSIIYIYNFLSNNLTKEDINLDKIDIAAKSAVILVNSNYNGIHSNVTLVYGGLSWSGNKKNITIYISPRSYVTVQIKNFIISYIYNTTTKINSSEYNITVDP from the coding sequence TTGAAAAGAGCTCAAATATCATTAGAATTTGCTATTTTGTTTTTAGTAATTTTAGTAGTTTCAATTATATACATATATAATTTCCTATCAAACAATTTAACTAAAGAAGATATTAATCTTGATAAAATCGATATAGCAGCGAAATCTGCTGTTATATTAGTAAATTCTAATTATAATGGGATCCATTCTAATGTAACATTAGTTTATGGAGGATTATCTTGGTCAGGAAACAAAAAAAACATTACTATATATATTTCTCCTCGTTCATATGTTACGGTTCAAATAAAAAACTTTATTATTTCTTATATATATAATACTACTACAAAAATAAACAGTAGTGAATACAACATCACAGTAGATCCTTAA
- a CDS encoding DUF515 domain-containing protein translates to MVDVIKIKKLKEKSKGRKPRPNFMIVIVIIVIISIVALLAITLPPIIKSMQEEKILTLQSLENAKKTAIASINSLFSKYPSDPMKSYFIGKINAAKSQEEINKILEEAQQYIKLKEFKENLKNQIKNIYGNYLSESPLAQKVMLEIDEAKSVDEAENIYLSNLEKLKEDARHYYISKYKNEVANSNYVRVIIDGKEYLYSTADFLKELNSYDLETLKKLKVYKVNMCEATLPVLAEYCGNIPKPGDKIMIYKLGTNKSTPITEAIIKDVYIIFPKNSIQYSESKSSKISLTEDKDTTSASKDININYKLNGITDVLHAAVMGKIDYNTLKYKLSEYGYKLNKLEEDTQIFDPNIIYLFIIKVPSDKASEIIGLKYQNTAIVKINK, encoded by the coding sequence ATGGTAGATGTCATAAAAATAAAAAAATTAAAAGAAAAAAGTAAAGGACGAAAACCTAGACCTAATTTTATGATAGTTATTGTAATTATTGTAATTATTTCAATTGTAGCGCTTTTAGCAATAACCTTACCACCAATTATTAAATCCATGCAAGAAGAAAAAATTTTAACACTACAAAGTTTGGAAAATGCAAAAAAAACAGCAATCGCTTCTATAAATTCACTTTTCTCTAAGTATCCATCAGATCCTATGAAATCGTATTTTATTGGTAAAATAAATGCTGCAAAATCTCAAGAAGAAATTAATAAAATTCTTGAAGAAGCTCAACAGTATATAAAGCTTAAAGAGTTTAAAGAAAACTTAAAAAACCAAATAAAAAATATTTATGGAAATTATCTCTCAGAGAGTCCTTTAGCTCAAAAAGTCATGTTGGAAATAGATGAAGCAAAAAGTGTAGATGAAGCTGAAAATATTTACCTATCTAATTTGGAAAAACTAAAAGAGGATGCAAGACACTATTACATATCAAAATATAAAAACGAAGTAGCAAATTCAAACTATGTAAGAGTTATAATAGATGGTAAAGAATATTTATATTCAACTGCAGATTTTTTAAAAGAATTAAATTCATACGATTTAGAAACATTAAAAAAACTAAAAGTTTATAAAGTAAATATGTGTGAAGCTACTCTTCCAGTTTTGGCAGAATATTGTGGTAATATTCCTAAACCAGGAGATAAAATAATGATTTACAAATTAGGGACTAATAAATCAACTCCTATAACTGAAGCCATAATAAAGGATGTTTATATCATATTCCCCAAAAATTCTATACAATATTCTGAATCTAAATCTTCAAAAATTAGTTTAACAGAAGATAAAGATACAACATCAGCGTCAAAAGATATAAATATCAATTATAAATTAAATGGAATAACAGATGTATTACATGCTGCTGTAATGGGTAAAATAGATTATAATACTTTAAAATATAAATTAAGCGAATATGGGTATAAATTAAACAAATTAGAAGAGGATACTCAAATATTTGATCCTAATATAATATATTTATTTATTATCAAGGTTCCTTCTGATAAAGCTTCAGAAATTATTGGATTAAAATATCAAAATACAGCAATTGTTAAAATAAATAAATAA
- a CDS encoding class III signal peptide-containing protein — translation MRGQISLEFLLLFLGMIIVILIATVYPGIFGLKKTVEISSMSLAYAAVSKMKQNIELVASGDVGTTRIVYIKCPPGTWSVNNNILYFNRSGDINYNITANCGIHINLNGNTTIKNLEIIRATIVKVSQNTVNVTIST, via the coding sequence ATGAGAGGGCAAATATCCTTAGAATTTTTATTATTATTTTTAGGAATGATAATCGTTATTTTAATAGCAACAGTATATCCAGGAATTTTTGGATTAAAAAAAACTGTTGAAATTTCGTCAATGAGTTTAGCTTATGCAGCAGTATCTAAAATGAAGCAAAATATTGAGTTGGTAGCTTCTGGAGATGTAGGAACTACAAGAATTGTTTATATAAAATGCCCTCCAGGGACTTGGAGTGTAAATAATAACATTTTATATTTCAATCGTAGTGGAGACATTAACTATAATATTACTGCAAATTGTGGTATTCATATAAACTTAAATGGAAATACAACTATTAAAAATTTAGAAATTATTAGAGCAACAATTGTAAAAGTAAGTCAAAATACGGTAAATGTTACAATATCTACATAA